The genomic window GCGGTGGCGTTGCTGATCCTGGACAACCTGGGCGTGAACATCACCACCCTGGTGGCGGGCCTGGGGGTCGGCGGAATTGCCATCGGTTTGGCCGTGCAGAACATTTTGGGCGACCTGTTCGCCTCGTTCTCGATCATCCTCGACCGGCCGTTTGAGGTCGGCGATTTCATCATCGTCGACGAGCTGATGGGCAACGTCGAGAAGATCGGGCTCAAGACCACCCGCGTGCGCAGCCTCAGCGGCGAGCAACTGGTGTTTTCCAACGGCGACCTGCTGCAAAGCCGCATCCGCAACTACAAGCGAATGGCCGAGCGTCGAGTGTTGTTCGGCTTCGGCGTGCTCTACAGCACGCCCCTTCACAAGCTAGAGCAGATCCCGACGCTGGTGCGCGCGATCATCGAGGCCCAGGAGCGAGTGCGTTTCGACCGCGCGCATTTCAAGGAGTACGGCGACTCGTCGCTGAACTTCGAGGTGGTCTATTCCGTGCTCGACCGCGACTACAACCTCTATATGGATATCCAGCAGGCGATCAACCTGGCGTTGTTCAAGCAGTTCGGCGAGCAGGGGATCGACTTTGCCTTCCCCACGCTCACAGTACACATGGTTCAGCCGCCCGCTGACTAGCCATACTATTCGCGACGCTTTAGCAGCAGCGCCGGCTATGAGCCGGTGCAAAGCTCGCGGAACTCTATGGTCGTAGCGCCACGACCAGCGAACTGCGCGAGTTTTACTTTACTCCCCACCACCTCCTGGCGTGGGTTTGTCCCGGTCGCGACACAGCCAACCGCGCCGCCAGAAGAACAGCACCATCGCCGCGGTCATCAGCGCCATCAAAGTTAGGGCGAACGGGTAGCCCCAGTACCAGCTAAGCTCGGGCATGTTCAGCGGCGAGATCTCGGGGTCGAAGTTCATCCCGTAAAGCCCGGCGATGAACGACAGCGGAATGAAGATCGTGGCGATGATCGTCAGCAACTTCATCACCTCGTTCATCCGATTGCTGACCATCGACAGGTAGAGATCCATCAGGCCCATCGCCACTTCGCGGCTGCTCTCGATTAGCTCGATGATCTGCACGATGTGGTCGTAGGCGTCGCGCAGGTAGAGCCGGGTGACGTCCTGCACCAGCGTGCTGTCGTCGCGCATCAGCGAGCTCAGCGCCTCACGCAGCGGCCAGATCGAGCGACGTATGGCCAGCAGCTCGCCCTTTATCGTGTGGATCTGCGCGCTGTGGCTGCGTTCGGATTTATCGGCAATCTGCTGTTCGAGCACGTCCAGCTGGTCGGAGTAATGGTCCAACGCCGGGAAGTAGTGGTCGATCGCCGTGTCGAGCAGCGCGTAGGCCAGGTAGTCCGAACCGCCCAGGTGGATCTTGCGCCCCTGTCCCTTGCGAATTCGCTCGCGCACCAGGTCGAGGAACGCGCTTTCGCGCTCGTGAAATGAGATCACGAAGTCCTTGCCGAAAAACAGGCTGACCTGCTCGTAGCCCGGCTGGGCCTGCATGTGGATCAGCGGCGTGACCATGAAGTAGTTGCTCTCGAAGTCCTCGACCTTGGCGCGTTGCGGGATGTTGACCACATCCTCCATGGCCAGCGGATAAAGCTCAAAATCCCCGGCCATTTACCGCGCTGCTGCACGATCTTCTCGAGGCTAACCTCGTTGCGCTCGATCAATTGTTCCGGACCAAAGGCGATCATTCGCAGCCTGGGCTTAGCCCAGGTCGGATCGACGATCAGCGATCCGGGCATCAGTCCCGGAGCTTTACGGTTTTTACTTTATCGCGTCTTGTGCCCGTCCGCCGATTGACCCATGCCGACCCCCGACAGTTGATCGCTTACGATATATCTCGATAGTATTCACCGGGCCCATTGCCCCGCAAGGGAAATAATATACGTACTGAATATCAGCGGGCGATGGCGTGAAGCGTGAATCTCAGTCCGGCGTCGGCTCGTGGGCTTTGCGGCCGTAGACCCGCTCGTATGCTTGGCATTGGGGGCAGACGCCGCCCTCGATGCGCTTGACGAACCAGTAGGCCAGACCGCGCTGTTTGGTGCGCGCGCGGTTGCACACCGGGCAATTCACGCAACCCTGGGCCAGCTTGCGATCGCGATCGGTGATCTGCTGCTCGCTCATTTTTCCCTCACTAGAAACTGTACTTAAGTGAGACAAAGACCTGGGAGTTCTCGCGGAAGTAGCCCTCGAGGGTATCGTCGTCGCCCCAGAGCAGGTTGGCGCCGGTGTTCAGGCGCAGGTCTTGGGTCAGGCTGAAGGAGACCAGCGGGGTGATCAGCCCGCTGATGCTACTCAGGTCGCCGACCTCGAGTTCCTCGTTGGTCGCGCCCGACGGGTCGAGAACCGTGAGCAGTGCGGCCTCGATCTTTTCGTCCATGAACGGCCGTCGCAGCAGCAGCGCCAAGTAGGTGTTGACGCGTTCGGTGAGCAGCTCGTCGTACCAGTCCAGTTGGATACTCTGGATCATTGAGCCGCCGACGTAGAACTGGCCGGAGAACAGGTGGTCGGCCTGGACCACGTAGGTCAGCCAGGTTCCCTGCTGCGGCTTGAGCTGATCGTCGTAGGTCCGGCGACCGCTGCTCACCGCCCCTTCGAACACCAGGCCCACGCCCTTGACCACGGTGGAGAAGTCGCCGCCGAAGGTATGAATGCGGTGGTACACGCCGCGCAGGGGCGGATCGAGTTTATCCAGATCAATGTCCTGTATCGCGATTCCCGAGCCCGTCGGATCCTTGATGAACTTCAGCAGCAGCTCGACCTCGGGGTTGATGTAGAGCGTGGGGATGTAATCCCAGGTGTAGCCGTACATCAGCGAGCAATCGAGGCTGGTGAAGCTCAGCCCCAGCCGCGCCGCGCCCGAACCGTTCTGGAAGTCGTCGGCGGGCTGCTCGATGTTGTCTGTGATCAGCTTTTCGTCGTTGAGAAAGTCGCGCAGTTCGTCGCGCCACTGGGGCACGAGGAAGTCCAGCAGCTCCTGCCACTTATCGCTTTGCACCTGCTCGTCCAGGTAGCAAAGCAGATCCTCGAGCGGAAACTGCTGTCGCAGCAACGCCCAGTCCGCACCGATGATTTTGACCGGCGCGGGCGTGAAGAACGGTGCATAGACCGCCTCGAAGCGCACCGGTCCGCGATACAGGTCGCCCTTGGCCGCGAGCACCGGCTCGCGCCCGTAGCCCATCTCGACGTCGAGGAAGCGCTCGAGGTCGGGCGGATTGATCACGCTGGTGGGATTGATCAAATCGGCGCGGCCCCAGCTTACAAGCTGCTGGCCGGTGCGCAACGCGCCCCAACTGCCGATGATGTCCAGGTAGCCCTCGTACAGATCGACCAAGTATTCGGTGCTCGTATCCTCGCCGTAGGCCAGGCGGTAATCGAACAACCCCGAGACCGAGGCGTAGAACGTGCGGTTGAACTGGTAGAAGCCGCGGGCGTAGGCCAAGCTGCGCCAGTCGAACACGTCCTCGGCGTCGCCCTCGTGGGACACGTCGGTGGCCATCTTGGTCAGCAGCTGCCCCTCGAAGCTGCCCTGACCCTGGCTAAACGAGCTGATGGCGCCCGCGGACGAATCGTCGGACGAGCCGCCGCCGATCAGGTCGTCGAGGCTCAGCCCGCTGGAGCCCTCGTCCTCGTCCTGGGCAGCAACGGCGCCGGACAGGCAAAGTGACAACGCCAGCGTGATCGTAATGATCAGCTGCAGCCGGGTGCCGGTCGTGGCCAATTTATTTCCCGCTCTATTTCTTTTTGAACTCGGGGATCAGTTGGTTTTCGTTGGTCATGTACGGTTCGGTGAAGTAGTAGTCGTCCACGGTTACGTCGGTGCGTGAGTCGAGCACCACGATCTCGGTCTTGGTGCCGCGCTCGATAGTCTGCATCGTGGTCTTTTTGGCCGTCCAGGTGCCGTCGTCGCGCTGCTCCAGCTCGTCCACGCTGAGCTTCTTCTCCACGGTGTTCGGGTCGCCCAGTTTGTAGAAGTCGGCCTTGACCGGGATCATGCTGTCCTTGCGCACCCAGTAGACGATCTTGGAATAGCCCATGTCGTCCTCTTTGCCCGGCTTGGGCACGGTCTGGACCACGTAGCACGGTTGGCCGTCGACGGTCTCGTCGGGCAGGCGCTTGTGGATGCCGTCGGACGAGTCGCGGCTTTGGATGTCCTTCATCGAGAAGTCCGAGCCCATGAAACTGTCGCCGGCCGAGTCGGCGTCAAAGCGTTTGAGCTTCTTGTTCCCCTTGAGGTACATCATCTGTTTGTCGTAGCCGTCGGGATTCTCGATGGCCAGGAACTTGTTGCCCCTGATCTCCGGCGGCGCGAGAAAGACCGTGATCGCCCGGTCGATGCCGTCCTTCTTCTGAATTACGGTCAGCAGCTCTTTGGAACGGCTGCGGCCCTGCTTGTTGTAGACGATCATCTTGAGCTGAACCACACCCTCGTCCCCGAGGACTTGGCTGCTCATTGCGTCCAGGATCTGGTCGGCGGTCTTATTGGTGTCGTCCTGGGCCACGGCCCACCCAGCGATGAAAACCATCATGAATACGGCGATTGCCAAGCGGCGCATGCTCAATCTCCTTGCATTGACGATCCAGCGATCGGACAAGAGGACATTGTACGTACCAGCCTTGCACTCTGGCAAGACGTACGCGTTATCACGATCGCTCTGGGGGCTATTTCTGCGCGTCTTGCGCGTCGCGCCCCTTGAGGTGGTCCAGCACGTGGGTCAGGCCCATTCTTTTAGCCACGCGGTCCCACGATTTTTTGGGCAGCGCGGCTTTGAAAAACGGCGTGATCTTCACTGCCGCGGGCTCGAGCACGTAGAGCTTGTCTTTAACGATGGCCTTGAAGATCCGCCCGACCATGTACTCGGGAGTGACCCACGGCGTGCCTGCGGGCGGCTTGGCGCCGTCGAACATGCCGGTGGTGACGAAGCTGGGGCAGACGATGGTGAACTTGACGGTGTTGTTTTTTTCGGCCAGCAGCTCGTTGCGCAACGCCTCGGTGAAGCCGATCACACCCCACTTGCTCGCCGAGTAGCTTGTGCCGCGCGCCACACCGAGCAGACCCGCGGCCGAGGCCACGTTGACTAGGTGCCCTGCGCCGCTTTCGAGCATGTCGGGCAAAAACGCCTTGGTCATCCAGAAGATGCCCAGCAGGTTGACGTTGATGGTGTGCAGGTGTTTCTCGTCCAGTACGTCGAGGAACATTCCGCCGTGCACCACTCCGGCGTTGTTGACCAGCAGATCGACCTTGCCGATCTGTTCGTGCACGTTGTCGCGGAACTTGTAGACCGCCTCGCGGTCGGTGATATCGAGTTTTTCCGTACAGACCTTGACGCCCTTTTGCCGCAGCAGTTCGGCTGTCTGTTCCAGCTCTTTTTCACGCACATCCACTGCGGCGATGTTCATGCCCTCGTCCGCGAGCTTGAGCGCCAGCAGGCGGCCCATGCCCATGCCCACACCGGTAATCACGGCTGTTTTTCCCTTTAAGTCCCGCATGCGTGCCTCCATTGAATAAGCTGAGCGATCCATCCGTATGGACCGTATGGAAATACGGTCTTGTTTGTATCATTTCTATAGGCCGAATGCCAGATTGCCCCCCCCCCCCCGGCTATGAGCCGGTGCAAAGCTCGCATATCACCACGGTTGTAATACAGCGTGCCTCTCCGCGACGCGGGGTTGGAGGCGGCTTGGAGCCAGCTTTGAGCCGGGGGCAAAACACGCGTACAGCTTGGAGCTGCACCTCAAAGGTGCTGGCGCTTACAGCTCTTTGTTTTCCAAGGCGCGCACGCCGTGCTGCAGAAAGATCAGGCCCACTCCCAGCAGCAGCCAGACAATCCAGGCGTAGCTGGCGACGATCAGCAACAGTTGCACGCCGCTGGGCATGACGTGGCTTAGGGATGCGCTGAGCAGCAGGTAGGTCGGGTAGATTCCCACGAGCACGGTGATGCCGATCAAGGCGATGCAGGTCAGCATGTACAGAATGCTGGTCGGACTGGCCGCCAAGCGGGCGATGTTGGTCTCTTGCATGTCCGGGTAGCGCGCGCCCATGCCCACGCCGATGGCGTTGACCGAGATCGTCAGCACCAGCATTGCGCCGGTGGTAACCCAGCCCACCACCGCGTGTGTGTCCAGGAAGTGGTTGGAGAGCACGATCAGCACCAGCGAGAGCAAGGTCATCGGCACGGCCACAGAGAAGAATTTAGCTGCGACAAAGCGCTTCATCGGCAGCGGGCTGGTTTTGATCAGCCAGAAGCTACTGCCCTCGAGGCTGACCTGGGGCACCACGAAACGCACGGCCACCGCTGAGATCACAAAGGCGGCCAGCGCGAAGTTCACTGCGCCGGCGATGTTGCGGATGGAAAAGGCGTTGACTCCGTAGATGCTGAAATCGAGCACCTTGAAGTTGAACAGGTAGACCACGATCAGCGCCAGCAGCAGCAGCATTTGGGTCCACTGCACGGTCTCGCGGAAAAACGACTTGAGGTCTTTGAGCACCAGGGCGCTGTATTTCTCGCCGTAGAGCGCGGCGATGCGTTCGAGTATGCCGCCGGCCACGCGGGATCCGCTGATTCGTGCGCGGCTTCCCTCTTGGGCGCGCGAGTAGCCCTCGAAGTAGATTCGCCGCGCGACTTCGCCGCCGATTAATGCGGCGAACAGGCCCCAGGAGAAACTGACCGCAGTGAGGAATCCGGCCTCGCGGTAGTTGCCGGCCAGGGCCGCGCTGACTCCCTGGGAGGCCCAGGTTGGGGGCATAAACAGGCTCTCCTCCGTGCGCAGGGAGCCGACGAACTCGGCGAAGCCCTCGAGAATCGCCGGGTCGAAAAGCTGCTCGGGCCGCACAAAGCGGAAGAGGAAGTAGAGCACCACAACGAAGACCACGCCGAGAATCGCCAGTACGTCGTGGGCCTTCTTGGCCGGGAAGATCCGTACCAGGAACAGCGTGGTCAGCACGCCGAGCACCGAGGGCAGGATGATGAATGCCAGCAGGATCGCCGGAACCCAGGGATAGAAATGCCACGGCGCGTCCATCGCCAGGCCCAGGGAGACCAGCAGCGGGATCGCCACCAGCAACACCATCCAGCACGAGCTGATCATCGTGTCGATCAGCCGCGCGTGGAACAGCTGCTCCATATCCACCGGCGAGGTCAGCACTAGTTCGAGATCGTCGGCAATGAAGTAGCTGCTCAGCGCCGCGAGGATGTTGGAAAAGACCAGGATCGCAAAGAACATCATGTAGGCGAAGTAGAACAGCTTTTCGATCAGGATCGGGCCGTAGATCTCGATCGCCAGCAGCTTGATAAACAGCTCGTAAAAGCCGAACCCCAGGCCGACCTGGAAGGCGAAAGTCAGCAGGAAAAAGAAGCTGTACTTAAAGCGCTGGATCGCGCTGCCGAACAGCAGCGCGTTGTGCGCCTGGCGCATGCGCGGCCATTGAAGCAGGGTGATTACGTGCACGCCGGTGAGCCGTGCCTACTCGGGCTCGAGCTCCGGAACCTGCTCGTAGCGCCGGATTACCGTGCGCACCACCGACTTGAAGACTTGGCTGCGCTCAAGGCCGCCGGTGATCTTCTTGATGTCCTCGTAGATCGTCGGGTCGACGATCAGTGCGCCCAGCGAGCCCTCGCCGCGGGCGATCTTGTCGGCGGCCAAACGCAGGTCGGCGCTGGTGACCTTGAGGTCTTCGATAATTTGCGCCTTGTCCGGATCGTAAATCAGCGAGTGCAGAGCCCCGGGCTGGGTGCGGACCGTACCCACGATTTGGCGGATGTCCTCGCTGGTGTCGGTGAGGTTGGCGATCATCCGTTCGCCCTTGTCGCTGTAGATCAGCTCGTGCAGCGTGCCCTGGCCGTGCTTGATGTCGTCTACCACCTGCTTGAGCGTGGCCACGGACTGAGCCATGTCGGAGATGATCTTGCTCTTGGTCTGGTCGTAGATCAGCGTGTGCAGGATGCCGTTGCCGGCCTTGACCTCGTTGATCATGTTCTCCAGGCCGCTGATCGCCTTGCTCAGGTCGGTCGGCGGCACGCCCTGGCCGCCCTTGATCGAGGCGGAGATCGCGTCGAGGTTGGCCAGCACCTTCTTTAGATCCCCGGTGCTCTCGCCCAGCTCGGTCAGCGGAGCGAGCATTGCTTTGGGGTCGTGGCTCTCGATGATGTCGTGTTCGTGAACGGGGGTCTTCTCCGGATTGCCCGGGATGATCTCGATGTACTTTTTGCCCAGCAGGCCCAGTGTATCGATGGTGGCCAGCGAGTCCATCGGGATGCGCGGCATGGCATCGGTGTCGATCGACATGTCGACGAACACGCTGGTGTCGCCGGTCTTGTCCGAGAAGCGGATGCGTTTGACCAGGCCGATGTCCACGCCCGAGAGCCGTACCTCGGCCCCCTCGGTCAGACCCATGATATTGCCGAAGCTGGTGTGAAGCTCGCTGGTGGACTTGAACAAGCTGCTCTTGCTCGACATCGTGAGGATTACGAATACCAGCAGCACCATCACCACGGTGATGAAGATGCCGACCTTGACCTCGCTGGCCCGATTATTCTTCATGGTTTCCCTACAGCTCCAGTGTGCCTTCGACGAACGAACGAATCATTGGATCGCCGGCGCGCTCGATCTCGTCGATCGACTGGACCGAGTGGATCTGGTGTTCCCAGAGCATGGCGATGCGATTGCTGACGAAGAACGCGCTGGGCATGTCGTGCGTCACCACGATGCTGGTCACTCCCAGCTTACGCTGCATTTGCACGATTAGTTCATTGATCCGCCGCGTGTTCGACGGGTCCAGGCCGGTCGTCGGCTCGTCGTAAAGGATAACATCGGGCTCGATGGCGATCGCGCGCGCCAAGCCGACGCGCTTTTTCATCCCGCCGCTGAGCTCGGCAGGCATCATCTCGCCCACGCCGCGGAGGCCGACCATCTCCAGGTCGCGCTCCACGCGCTGCACGATCTGCTCCTCGGGCAGCTTGAGGTGCTCGCGTAGCGGATAGGCGATGTTGTCGAAGACGCTCATCGAGTCGAACAGCGCTGCGCCCTGGAACAGCATGCTGATCTGACGCCGCACCGCGATCAGTCCGTCCTCGTCTATCGCTGCAATGTCCTGGTCCTTGAACCAGATGCTGCCCGCGTCGGGCTTCATCAGCCCCATCAGCAGCTTGAGCATTACGCTCTTGCCCGTTCCCGATCCGCCGATGATCGTGATCGTCTCGCCGCGGCGGATCGTCAACGACATCCCGCTGTACACCACGTTGCTGCCAAACGCCTTGTCCACGCCCTCGAAGCGGATTACCGGTTCGCCGTTTTCGCCTGCGCCGGCAACGGCGCGGGAGGCCGGCATCGGGATCGCGGAGTCGACTGCGGTAGTCATCTCACAACACCAGGAACAGCTTGGTCAGGAAGAAGTCGGTGACGAAGATGAAGATCAGGCTGACCACCACCGTGCGCGTGGTCGACTGGCCCACGCCCTCGGTGCCGCCGGAGGTGGTCATCCCGCGGTGGCAGGCGATCATTACGATGCCGAAGCCGAAGACGTAGGTCTTGGCCAGTCCGGAGAATACGTCGGCGAAATCGAGCCCCTGGCTGACGTCGCTGATGTAGGTTCCGGGGTTGATCCCCATCTCGTAGACGCTGATGATCAGCCCGCCGATGATTCCCAGAAGGTCGGCGAGCAATGTCAGCATCGGCAGCGCGATCAGCATTGCCCACAGCCGCGGCACGATCAGTTTCTTAATCGGGTCGGCGCCCAAGGCGCGGATCGCGTCGACCTGTTCGGTGACCTGCATCGAGCCGATCTCGGCGGTGATCCCGGCGCCCACGCGGCCGCCGACGACCACGCTGGTGAGCACCGGTCCCAGCTCGCGGGTGATCGAGAGCGCGACCACGATGCTGACGTATTCTTTGGCGCCGAAGCGCTCGAGCCCCACGGCGAACTGCAGGGCCATCACGAACCCGGTGAACAGCGCGGTGAGCAGCGCAATCGAGATCGAGCGCACGCCGAGGTACTCGACCTGTTTGACGATCTCGGCAAACTCGACCGGACGCCGGAACATGTTGCGTACGCTCTGGCCGCACAGCACCCAGAACGATCCCATCTCCTCAAAGGAGTTGATTACCCGCCGACCCAGGTTGGCGAAAAATTTATTTTCGACGTTTCCGTTGGTTTCGACGCTCACGTTCAATCCGTGCGCCGGGCGTGGAAGTCGGTGACGAATTCCTCGAACTCGACCAGCTGGTCTGCGAAGTAGTCGGGGTGCGCCGCAAAGCACAGGTCGTAGATGCACGAGTCGATCTGCACCACGTAAATGCAGATCTGTATCGGCGCGCCGTCGAGCTGAGCCTGCAGCTCGGTGCGCAGCGCGGTGCGGCCGTCGATCACCAGCTCCTCCTGCTTGACGATCACGCGGTGAGTGAAGTCGACCAGCAGGTGGTTGGTCAGCGCGACCAGCGGGATGCGGTTCTCGATCTCGCAGGTGGCGTTGGCCAGGATCGAGCTGCCGTTGGCGCGGTTGATATAGACGTGGTCCGCGTCGGGCAGGCGGTAGCGCTGCCAGTCATCGCCCAGCTTGCCGACCTCGTAGTCGGTCAGCCCGGCGCGGCCGGCGGAGATCACGCCGAAGTGGTTGGTGCTCCCCGCGCATCCGGCGAGCAGCAGCGCCAACACCAGCAGCGTGGGCAACCCGCGCGTTACGATCTGTTTATTGGGCAGCGTCAACACGGCCTCCTCTAAATCAGAACTTGAGCGGCGGCGGCTCCCCGCCGATTTCGTCCTCGTCGGCCCCGGTCAGATCGAGGAAGATCGCCTCGAGCCGTTCGGGCCCGCCCGCGCGCTGTCTGAGCTGTTCCAGGGTTCCGCTTTCGATCAGCTCGCCTTTGTGGATGATGCCCACGCGGTCGCAGACTTCCTCGGCCACCTCAAGGGTGTGAGTGCTCATGAACACGGCCAGGCCGTCGTCGGCCAGGCGGCGGAAGATGCGCTTGACCAGCCGCGCTCCCTTGGGGTCCAGGCCGACCATCGGCTCGTCGACGATCAGCACCTTGGGCCGGTGCAGCAGCGCCACGCTCATCACCAGCCGCTGCTTCATCCCGTGGCTGTAGCTTTCGACCAGCTCGCCGGCCCAGTCGCGCAACTCGAACAGCTTGAGCAGCTCCACGGCCCGGGGGCGCCACTCGCGCTCGTCGATGCGGTACAGCCCGGCGATGAACTGCAGAAACTCCATGCCCGTGAGCTTGCCGTAGACGTAGGGCCGGTCGGGGATGAAGCCGGTGATCGCCTTGGCCGGCGTGGGATCGCGCGCGATGTCAAAACCGTTGATGGTCACCTGGCCCGAGGTCGGGCGCAGCAACCCGGCCATGATTTTGATCGTCGTGGTTTTGCCCGCGCCGTTGGGGCCCAGAAAGCCGAAGACCTCGCCCTTCTCGATAGTGAGGTTGAGGTCCTTGACCGCGACCACGGAGGAATATTGCTTGCGCAGATTGACCGCGCGGATCATTTCACGTCCATGACTTCGATACGTACTTTTCCCATAATTTGGATCAGGTCCACCTGCTTGTCCAGGTCTCCTTCGAGCAGCTTGATGTGCGTGGCGTCGGCCGGGAACTGGCCGAAGGTCGGCTCGATCGCCACCCAGCGGCCGACCCAGACCGCGGGCCAGGCGTGATAGTAGAACGCCCCCTGGTGATAGACCAGGCCCACGAGCACCCGCGCGGGGATTCCCGCTGCCCGCGCCAGGGCCACGGTAAGCACGGTGTGCTCGTTGCAGTCGCCCTTCTTGATGATCAGCACGTCGTAGGCCGAGGGGATCGAAGTCACCGGTTCCTTTTTCAGATTGTCGTGGACCCAGTCGTTGATTTTGCGCGCGGCGCGCAGCGGATCGGTCTGGTCGCCGATGATGTCCTTGGCCGCGTTGCGGATCGCCGGATGGTCGGACTGGATCATCGCCGTGGCGGCCAGGTCCGCGGTCAGCTCCTCGCCGCGGTAGGGCAAAATGTAGGGATCCTGAATTTCGTCCAGGTTCTCGATCTGTACCGTGATCAGCTCGCCGAACTCCGCGCGCTGACGCCAATCGTTGAGCGGATAGGTGTCGAAGGGCACGCCCGCAATTTTGACCTGCATTCGTTCGGCCTTGCGCGGGTTGGGGATCTCGGTGCTCACCGGCACGGCCATCTCGCGCACCAGGTCCAGCGAGGCGCTGTCGTCCCAGCCCTCGCCCAGGGCCTTCTCGCGGCTCTCGCGCACGGTGAGGAATGTGTCGGTTTCCTCGCGCAGGCTGTTGCCCCGCTCGTCGATCCAGGAGTCGATGGCGATTCCCTTGTAGTCCCACTGCAAGTGCCACACGCGCAGGGTCTTGCCGCCGTCCTCGACGTTTTCCAGGCCCAGGGCCTGGACGGTGATCGTCTCGTTGCTCATGGTCGAGGGGTCGAAGAACGGCAGCTCGTAGCTCTTGCCCTGCTCAAGCCCGAGGGCCAGCAGCCGGTCCATGATGTTCAGCTGCATCGCCGGGGCCTGGTCGAGATCGATCGTCTCCTTGCGCGTGGTGCCGCCGCCGGTCTCGATGTTGAGCAGGATCTTATTTCCATCCTCTACCCGGCCGTCGAGCTTGAACTTGACCAGATCGGAGATCATCTCGAACTGGAAGTAGCGCAGCAGGTAGTCCGCGTCGGTGATCGCGCGGGTGTCGGTGCGGATCGTCTGGGTCGAGCCCTGGACGTTGATTTTCATCCGGCCGCTCTCGGAGAACAGCCAGCCCGAATCCAGCTGCTTCTTGGAGGTCACCGAGTAGCCGATTTTGACCAGCCGGTCGTTGGTCTTGTCCTTGTAGTACATGCCCATCCAGCTCTCGTCGCCGGAAAGCGCCGAGGAGCCGTACGACCCGCCGACGACCGGATCGGTCGCAGCAGCGCGTTCGCGCACGATCATCAGCGCGGTCATCGCCACCCAGAACAGCACGATCGAAATTTTGACTAATCCGGGACGTTTGGACCTGGAAAAACTCATGTGAAAACCTTTGCTACGCTACGGCATCAGACCTTATTCAATACCATCGGGATTGTCCAGCATGGGTAGTATACGCCCGTACAC from Candidatus Alcyoniella australis includes these protein-coding regions:
- a CDS encoding transglutaminase-like domain-containing protein — translated: MSFSRSKRPGLVKISIVLFWVAMTALMIVRERAAATDPVVGGSYGSSALSGDESWMGMYYKDKTNDRLVKIGYSVTSKKQLDSGWLFSESGRMKINVQGSTQTIRTDTRAITDADYLLRYFQFEMISDLVKFKLDGRVEDGNKILLNIETGGGTTRKETIDLDQAPAMQLNIMDRLLALGLEQGKSYELPFFDPSTMSNETITVQALGLENVEDGGKTLRVWHLQWDYKGIAIDSWIDERGNSLREETDTFLTVRESREKALGEGWDDSASLDLVREMAVPVSTEIPNPRKAERMQVKIAGVPFDTYPLNDWRQRAEFGELITVQIENLDEIQDPYILPYRGEELTADLAATAMIQSDHPAIRNAAKDIIGDQTDPLRAARKINDWVHDNLKKEPVTSIPSAYDVLIIKKGDCNEHTVLTVALARAAGIPARVLVGLVYHQGAFYYHAWPAVWVGRWVAIEPTFGQFPADATHIKLLEGDLDKQVDLIQIMGKVRIEVMDVK